The following coding sequences lie in one Rutidosis leptorrhynchoides isolate AG116_Rl617_1_P2 chromosome 4, CSIRO_AGI_Rlap_v1, whole genome shotgun sequence genomic window:
- the LOC139841559 gene encoding putative F-box protein At1g67623 has protein sequence MVEVTQANILETLSQDMLVEIFSRVGQDSSEQLLILKLVCKSFLMLPGDPLVCKRMSLDRWDLRPWRNPKMDYIIRRCLLFGNCNAIFRRGLINYFDKSYTELGLRLLEKAVNSQIIEAVYVYGLIMFSSHQIEAKHVGLQVLNITFPPVPDLVVAVRTKVFHLLHDLWLFNRRPFDDVATRCPISSHKGYFPHI, from the coding sequence ATGGTAGAAGTTACTCAAGCGAACATTCTCGAAACTCTATCACAAGATATGCTTGTGGAAATTTTTTCTCGAGTTGGTCAGGATTCATCCGAGCAGTTGCTCATACTCAAGTTGGTTTGCAAAAGCTTTTTGATGCTTCCCGGCGATCCTTTGGTTTGTAAAAGGATGTCCTTAGATAGGTGGGATCTCAGACCTTGGAGAAACCCTAAGATGGATTATATTATCCGACGTTGTCTTCTGTTTGGAAACTGTAATGCGATTTTTCGCAGGGGTTTgataaattattttgataaatcttACACCGAGTTAGGGCTTCGTCTTTTAGAAAAAGCTGTGAACAGCCAAATTATAGAGgcggtttatgtttatggtttgatCATGTTTTCCTCTCACCAAATAGAAGCAAAGCATGTCGGATTGCAAGTTTTGAATATAACATTCCCACCAGTGCCGGACTTGGTGGTTGCGGTGAGAACCAAGGTTTTTCATTTGTTGCATGACTTATGGTTATTTAACcgccgtccttttgatgacgtggCAACGCGTTGCCCTATCTCCAGCCACAAGGGTTATTTTCCCCACATTTGA